Proteins found in one Mycoplasma ovis str. Michigan genomic segment:
- a CDS encoding restriction endonuclease PLD domain-containing protein: MKLKRSFLVLVFVLYWEKGNKKSFNDCFRRELNKSDRLEIAVGFCSHKSLKELERLVLQGAIKNVCVILGMYYFDGLPKWLYELALEINERWRQFGIGEIRLVHSCKYHGKLYCFYRNNKISSAIIGSPNLSFLVENQVDGPDQHEIALLTNNPRTLKKFAKYLEYLKSRRISEKIEALEKYKSRTKEDPDLGGERRQSKIIYKIFSP, from the coding sequence TTGAAGTTGAAGAGAAGTTTCTTGGTACTAGTATTTGTCCTTTATTGGGAGAAGGGGAACAAGAAATCATTTAATGATTGCTTTAGAAGAGAGCTCAACAAATCTGATAGATTGGAAATTGCTGTGGGGTTTTGTTCACACAAATCATTAAAAGAATTGGAAAGATTGGTTTTGCAAGGGGCTATTAAAAATGTTTGTGTAATCCTTGGAATGTACTACTTTGATGGATTGCCTAAGTGATTATATGAATTGGCTTTAGAAATTAATGAGAGGTGAAGGCAGTTTGGAATAGGGGAAATAAGGTTAGTGCATTCTTGCAAATACCACGGAAAACTTTATTGCTTTTACAGAAACAATAAAATTTCCTCTGCAATAATAGGTTCTCCAAATTTAAGTTTTTTGGTTGAAAATCAAGTTGATGGCCCAGATCAACACGAAATAGCCTTACTAACAAATAATCCAAGAACACTAAAAAAGTTTGCAAAATATTTAGAGTATTTGAAATCTAGAAGAATCTCTGAAAAAATAGAGGCTCTAGAAAAATACAAATCACGCACAAAAGAAGACCCCGATTTAGGGGGAGAGCGAAGACAATCTAAAATTATCTACAAAATTTTTTCCCCTTAG
- a CDS encoding phospholipase D-like domain-containing protein: protein MLCLKDLEDSISLRTITLPLIVPSEEEVLNSKELDLSKSPLNACYSKPLINKRTGKKQSWFDVKLTVEGEDNLPSRKEWFFLVTDHGYLFKACFAGRKIKWLSSFENSRLIGKWIKGRLAQCEIVSRFDYVEQDPKKVGIITKEDLEWYGGDKVILKKTTITEKDKQGIERDVWLISFPLNL, encoded by the coding sequence ATGTTGTGCCTGAAAGATTTAGAAGACTCCATATCTCTACGTACTATTACTTTGCCTTTAATTGTTCCTTCGGAGGAAGAAGTTCTAAATTCAAAAGAACTAGATTTATCCAAATCGCCCCTTAATGCTTGTTATAGCAAACCTTTGATTAACAAGAGAACTGGAAAAAAACAGAGTTGATTTGATGTAAAACTAACCGTTGAAGGTGAAGATAATCTTCCTTCTAGAAAAGAGTGGTTCTTTTTAGTTACAGATCATGGATATTTGTTCAAAGCTTGTTTTGCTGGGAGAAAAATAAAGTGATTGAGTTCTTTTGAAAATTCAAGACTTATAGGTAAGTGAATAAAGGGGAGGTTAGCGCAATGTGAAATAGTGAGTCGTTTTGATTATGTAGAGCAAGATCCAAAGAAAGTAGGAATAATTACTAAAGAAGATTTGGAATGATACGGAGGAGATAAAGTAATTCTAAAGAAAACTACTATAACTGAAAAAGATAAACAAGGGATTGAGAGAGATGTATGACTAATTTCTTTTCCTTTGAATCTTTAA
- the tsaD gene encoding tRNA (adenosine(37)-N6)-threonylcarbamoyltransferase complex transferase subunit TsaD: MECTCDDSSIAIYSIDQQRIIGETHYSSSKEHSQFGGIVPEIAARAHQKHLIKLIEDCLKKTNLDLSDIRYISFSSNPGLPSSLLVGKMIATTLAISLKKELIPVNHLEAHIFSIGLTKELEFPSLALLISGKNTIIYFLQGKDSIKELEKCEDCALGEAYDKIARVMGFEYPGGPKLEKYYRKDIDLEGFHLTKRDRNTSNLSLNFSGLISSATRVWKKLKNNTFYSLDVKKEILSTSFQEEVILILFLKLKYWAKKFNVTEVYCSGGVSRNYVLKDHLTSKLFSERINMYFVDPKYSEDNGAMIAYRASLLI, translated from the coding sequence ATTGAATGTACTTGTGACGATAGCTCAATAGCTATCTATTCTATTGATCAACAAAGAATAATAGGAGAAACTCATTATTCTTCTAGTAAAGAACATTCACAGTTCGGAGGTATAGTTCCGGAGATAGCAGCTAGGGCTCACCAAAAACATCTAATTAAATTGATTGAAGATTGTTTAAAAAAAACAAATTTAGATCTTTCAGATATTAGATACATATCCTTTTCGTCTAATCCAGGACTCCCTTCTTCTCTATTAGTCGGGAAGATGATAGCTACTACTTTAGCTATCTCACTAAAAAAAGAATTAATTCCAGTAAACCACCTAGAAGCACACATATTCTCAATAGGATTAACTAAGGAACTAGAATTTCCTTCTTTAGCATTATTAATTTCTGGCAAAAATACTATTATCTATTTTTTACAAGGTAAAGATAGTATTAAGGAGTTAGAGAAGTGTGAAGATTGCGCGTTAGGCGAAGCCTATGACAAGATAGCTAGAGTGATGGGTTTTGAATACCCAGGAGGCCCTAAACTAGAGAAGTATTATAGGAAAGACATTGATTTAGAGGGCTTCCACTTAACTAAAAGAGATAGAAATACTTCTAACCTTAGTTTGAATTTCTCAGGCTTAATCTCTTCGGCTACTAGAGTTTGAAAAAAATTAAAGAACAATACTTTTTATTCTTTAGATGTAAAAAAAGAAATATTAAGTACTTCTTTTCAGGAAGAAGTAATACTTATTCTTTTTTTGAAACTTAAATATTGAGCTAAAAAATTTAATGTAACTGAGGTATATTGTTCTGGGGGAGTTAGCAGGAACTACGTTTTAAAAGATCATTTAACTAGTAAATTATTTTCAGAGAGAATAAATATGTATTTTGTAGATCCAAAATACTCTGAAGATAATGGAGCAATGATAGCCTATAGAGCTAGCCTATTGATTTAA